The following proteins come from a genomic window of Yinghuangia sp. ASG 101:
- a CDS encoding acyl-CoA dehydrogenase family protein yields the protein MTDTSTAPAGYPELAARFRPVFDHIAAGAVAREQHRELAYDAVARLAEAGFTAVRVPVEYGGSGASVTDLFRLLVDLGEADSNLPQILRAHFGFTEDRLADAPSAARDRWLRRIGDGAVVGNAATEIGDGAPGRLDTALSGDPEGPWHLTGSKHYSTGSLYADWIAVLGQRGDDLGWALVRGDAPGVERVDDWDGFGQRLTASGTTRLDGVAVDPDDVFWRGERGPNYMYAFYQLVHLATLSGVARAVVRDGVDYVRGRRRVFSHGSGDTPAADPLVQQVVGRLAAYAFTAEATTLAAVAHLEEINRLRPAGPVPEAAYDTAEIAVSKAYITVADAVLTAATLLFETGGASTVAGSRALDRHWRNARTLSVHNPVIYKQRVVGDHLLNRAAPAYLWSVGVKE from the coding sequence ATGACCGACACCTCCACCGCCCCGGCCGGCTACCCCGAACTCGCCGCCCGCTTCCGGCCGGTCTTCGACCACATCGCCGCCGGCGCGGTCGCCCGCGAACAGCACCGCGAACTCGCGTACGACGCCGTCGCCCGCCTCGCCGAGGCCGGCTTCACCGCCGTGCGCGTGCCCGTCGAGTACGGCGGCTCCGGCGCGTCCGTCACCGACCTGTTCCGCCTGCTCGTCGACCTCGGCGAGGCCGATTCCAACCTGCCGCAGATCCTGCGCGCCCACTTCGGCTTCACCGAGGACCGCCTGGCCGACGCGCCGTCGGCGGCCCGCGACCGCTGGCTGCGCCGCATCGGCGACGGCGCGGTCGTCGGCAACGCCGCCACCGAGATCGGCGACGGCGCCCCCGGCCGCCTCGACACCGCGCTGTCCGGCGACCCCGAAGGCCCATGGCACCTGACCGGGAGCAAGCACTACAGCACCGGCAGCCTGTACGCGGACTGGATCGCCGTCCTCGGGCAGCGCGGCGACGACCTCGGCTGGGCCCTCGTGCGCGGCGACGCCCCCGGCGTCGAGCGGGTCGACGACTGGGACGGCTTCGGACAGCGCCTCACCGCGTCCGGCACCACCCGCCTCGACGGCGTGGCCGTCGACCCCGACGACGTCTTCTGGCGCGGCGAGCGCGGCCCCAACTACATGTACGCCTTCTACCAGTTGGTCCACCTGGCCACGCTCAGCGGGGTCGCGCGCGCGGTCGTCCGCGACGGCGTCGACTACGTGCGGGGCCGCCGCCGCGTGTTCAGCCACGGCAGCGGCGACACCCCCGCCGCGGACCCGCTCGTGCAGCAGGTCGTCGGGCGGCTGGCTGCGTACGCGTTCACCGCCGAGGCCACCACCCTGGCCGCCGTCGCGCACCTGGAGGAGATCAACCGGCTACGGCCGGCGGGCCCGGTGCCCGAGGCGGCGTACGACACCGCCGAGATCGCCGTGTCGAAGGCGTACATCACCGTCGCCGACGCCGTCCTCACCGCCGCGACCCTGCTGTTCGAGACCGGCGGCGCCTCCACGGTCGCCGGCTCCCGCGCCCTGGACCGCCACTGGCGCAACGCGCGCACGCTCAGCGTGCACAACCCCGTCATCTACAAGCAGCGCGTCGTCGGCGACCACCTGCTCAACCGCGCCGCGCCCGCGTACCTGTGGAGCGTCGGCGTCAAGGAGTGA
- a CDS encoding flavin reductase family protein — translation MGTPHPHPTVDPAAFRHVLGHFASGVTLVTAIDGATPVGFACQSFSALSLDPPLVAFFVAKTSTSWPRIAKAGRFAVNILAEDQEDLCRRFAVSGADKFAGVPWTAAPAGPPIPDGTLAWIDCTLEDTVPGGDHLIVIGRVRALEAPRDDRGPLLFYRGAFGHPSPNR, via the coding sequence ATGGGCACCCCGCATCCCCACCCGACCGTCGACCCCGCCGCGTTCCGCCACGTCCTCGGCCACTTCGCCAGCGGCGTCACGCTGGTCACCGCGATCGACGGCGCGACCCCCGTCGGCTTCGCCTGCCAGTCGTTCTCGGCACTGTCGCTCGACCCGCCGCTGGTCGCCTTCTTCGTCGCGAAGACCTCGACATCGTGGCCGCGGATCGCGAAGGCCGGGCGCTTCGCGGTCAACATCCTCGCGGAGGACCAGGAGGACCTGTGCCGCCGCTTCGCGGTGAGCGGCGCCGACAAGTTCGCCGGCGTCCCCTGGACGGCCGCGCCGGCCGGTCCGCCGATCCCGGACGGCACCCTCGCCTGGATCGACTGCACCCTCGAGGACACCGTTCCCGGCGGCGACCACCTCATCGTCATCGGCCGTGTCCGCGCCCTCGAAGCCCCCCGCGACGACCGCGGCCCGCTGCTCTTCTACCGGGGCGCCTTCGGCCACCCCAGCCCCAATCGCTGA
- a CDS encoding FAD-dependent oxidoreductase — MAQTASGSGQTVILTVDDDPGVSRAVARDLRRHYGGSYRIVRAESGETALDALRELKLRGDLVAVILADYRMPQMNGIEFLEQAIDIHPAARRVLLTAYADTNAAIDAINVVDLDHYLLKPWDPPEEKLYPVLDDLLDAWRATERRSVTATKVVGHRWSARSSEVREFLARNQVPYRWYSCDEPEGRRLLAAAGQDAERLPVVITPDGSALVEPAAPDLAANVGLATAPTADFYDLIVVGGGPAGLGAAVYGASEGLRTVIVERSATGGQAGQSSRIENYLGFPDGVSGAQLTDRARRQAAKFGAEILTACEVTGLEVTGASRTVRFSDGSAVSAHSVILATGVSYRQLDAPGLAELTGRGVFYGSALTEAAACQGHDVYIVGGANSAGQAAMYLARGAKSVTLLVRGPSLSASMSHYLIQQIEQTPNIAVRTGTAVEAAHGAEHLEHLTLRDVADGITERVDAQWLFVFIGAAPLTDWLADTVARDAHGFIIAGPDLAVAGETPKGWELDRMPYHLETSVPGVFVAGDARAESAKRVASAVGEGAMAVMLVHRYLEQS; from the coding sequence GTGGCGCAGACAGCATCCGGATCGGGGCAGACCGTCATCCTGACCGTGGACGACGATCCGGGGGTGTCGCGCGCGGTGGCGCGCGACCTGCGGCGTCACTACGGCGGGTCGTACCGGATCGTGCGGGCGGAGTCCGGCGAGACCGCGCTGGACGCCCTGCGGGAGCTCAAGTTGCGCGGGGACCTGGTGGCGGTGATCCTCGCCGACTACCGCATGCCGCAGATGAACGGCATCGAATTCCTCGAACAGGCGATCGACATCCACCCCGCCGCCCGGCGCGTGCTGCTCACCGCGTACGCCGACACCAACGCGGCGATCGACGCCATCAACGTCGTCGACCTCGACCACTACCTCCTCAAGCCCTGGGACCCGCCCGAGGAGAAGCTGTACCCGGTGCTCGACGACCTCCTCGACGCGTGGCGCGCCACCGAGCGGCGGTCGGTGACGGCCACCAAGGTCGTCGGCCACCGCTGGTCCGCGCGGTCGTCGGAGGTACGCGAATTCCTCGCGCGCAACCAGGTCCCCTACCGCTGGTACTCCTGCGACGAGCCCGAGGGCCGCCGCCTGCTGGCCGCCGCCGGCCAGGACGCGGAACGGCTCCCGGTGGTGATCACCCCGGACGGGTCCGCGCTGGTCGAGCCCGCCGCCCCCGACCTCGCCGCGAACGTCGGCCTGGCCACCGCGCCGACCGCCGACTTCTACGACCTCATCGTCGTCGGCGGCGGGCCGGCCGGTCTCGGCGCGGCCGTCTACGGCGCCTCCGAAGGGCTGCGGACCGTCATCGTCGAGCGCTCCGCCACCGGAGGCCAGGCCGGCCAGAGCTCGCGGATCGAGAACTACCTGGGCTTCCCCGACGGGGTCTCGGGCGCCCAGCTGACGGACCGGGCCCGGCGGCAGGCCGCCAAGTTCGGGGCCGAGATCCTGACCGCGTGCGAGGTCACCGGCCTGGAGGTGACCGGCGCGTCGCGGACGGTCCGGTTCTCGGACGGCTCGGCGGTCTCCGCCCACAGCGTGATCCTGGCGACGGGGGTGTCGTACCGGCAGCTCGACGCCCCCGGCCTGGCCGAGCTGACCGGGCGCGGGGTCTTCTACGGATCGGCGCTGACCGAGGCCGCCGCGTGCCAGGGGCACGACGTGTACATCGTCGGCGGCGCCAACTCCGCCGGGCAGGCCGCGATGTACCTGGCCCGGGGCGCGAAGTCGGTCACCCTGCTGGTGCGCGGCCCGTCGCTGTCCGCGTCGATGTCGCACTACCTGATCCAGCAGATCGAGCAGACCCCCAACATCGCCGTACGCACCGGCACCGCCGTCGAGGCCGCCCACGGCGCCGAGCACCTGGAGCACCTGACGCTGCGCGACGTGGCCGACGGGATCACCGAACGCGTCGACGCGCAATGGCTGTTCGTGTTCATCGGCGCGGCCCCGCTCACCGACTGGCTGGCCGACACGGTCGCGCGCGACGCGCACGGGTTCATCATCGCCGGCCCCGACCTGGCCGTCGCGGGGGAGACGCCGAAGGGCTGGGAGCTGGACCGCATGCCGTACCACCTGGAGACCAGCGTGCCCGGGGTATTCGTGGCCGGGGACGCCCGCGCCGAATCGGCCAAACGCGTCGCCTCGGCGGTAGGAGAAGGAGCCATGGCCGTCATGCTCGTCCACCGGTACCTGGAGCAGTCGTGA
- a CDS encoding ATP-binding protein, translated as MTAQPMPCDKEELATLFLFDKLSDEQLARLCREGRVERVEPGYLYREGDDATCFYVLLQGTIVLSRRVGGDDVEVTRSSERGVYAGAFQAYVKGPEHARYQGSARVTEPSRLFVLPAETFAAIMRDWFPMAVHLLEGLFFGTQNTQRVVNQRERLLALGSLSAGLTHELNNPAAAAVRATSALRERVAGMRHKLGVIAAGPYRRDTLETLVGIQERTAEQVAKATPLSPLEAADREDALADWLDAHGIADGWQLAPTFVQAGLGTDWLDQVAAAVDEETFEGAVRWLNYTVETELLMNEIQDSTARISNLVDAAKQYSQLDRAPYQVADLHELLDSTLTMLSGKIGRDIRVVREYDRSLPRIPAYPGELNQVWTNLIDNAVAAMAGTGTLTVRTALDRDQFLVEIRDTGPGIPAEVRDRIFDPFFTTKPVGEGTGLGLAISWRIVVNRHHGSLHVESAPGDTAFQVRLPTTAEPSDAPA; from the coding sequence GTGACCGCGCAGCCGATGCCCTGTGACAAGGAAGAACTCGCCACGCTCTTCCTCTTCGACAAGCTGTCCGACGAGCAGCTGGCCCGCCTGTGCCGGGAGGGCCGCGTCGAGCGGGTCGAGCCCGGCTACCTCTACCGCGAGGGCGACGACGCCACCTGCTTCTACGTGCTGCTCCAGGGCACGATCGTGCTGTCGCGGCGGGTGGGCGGCGACGACGTGGAGGTCACCCGCAGTTCCGAGCGCGGGGTGTACGCGGGGGCGTTCCAGGCGTACGTCAAGGGCCCCGAGCACGCGCGTTACCAGGGCTCCGCCCGCGTCACCGAGCCGTCGCGGCTGTTCGTCCTGCCCGCCGAGACCTTCGCCGCGATCATGCGCGACTGGTTCCCGATGGCCGTCCACCTGCTGGAGGGGCTGTTCTTCGGCACCCAGAACACGCAGCGGGTCGTCAACCAGCGCGAGCGGCTGCTCGCGCTCGGCTCGCTGTCGGCGGGTCTGACCCATGAGCTGAACAACCCGGCCGCCGCCGCGGTCCGGGCCACGTCCGCGTTGCGCGAGCGGGTCGCCGGGATGCGGCACAAGCTCGGGGTGATCGCCGCCGGGCCGTACCGCCGCGACACCCTGGAGACCCTCGTCGGCATCCAGGAGCGCACCGCCGAACAGGTCGCCAAGGCGACGCCGCTGAGCCCGCTCGAAGCCGCCGACCGGGAGGACGCGCTCGCCGACTGGCTCGACGCGCACGGCATCGCGGACGGCTGGCAGTTGGCCCCCACGTTCGTGCAGGCGGGCCTCGGCACCGACTGGCTCGACCAGGTCGCCGCGGCGGTCGACGAGGAGACCTTCGAAGGCGCCGTGCGGTGGCTCAACTACACCGTCGAGACCGAGCTGCTGATGAACGAGATCCAGGACTCGACGGCCCGCATCTCCAACCTCGTGGACGCGGCCAAGCAGTACTCGCAACTCGACCGCGCGCCCTACCAGGTCGCCGACCTGCACGAACTGCTCGACAGCACGCTGACCATGCTCTCCGGCAAGATCGGCCGCGACATCCGCGTGGTCAGGGAGTACGACCGCTCACTGCCGAGAATCCCCGCCTATCCCGGTGAGCTGAACCAGGTGTGGACCAACCTCATCGACAACGCCGTCGCCGCGATGGCCGGAACGGGCACGCTGACCGTCCGCACCGCACTCGACCGCGACCAGTTCCTCGTCGAGATCCGCGACACCGGACCGGGAATCCCCGCCGAGGTCCGCGACCGGATCTTCGACCCCTTCTTCACCACCAAACCGGTCGGCGAGGGCACGGGCCTCGGCCTGGCCATCTCCTGGCGCATCGTCGTGAACCGCCACCACGGCAGCCTCCACGTCGAGTCCGCCCCGGGCGACACCGCCTTCCAGGTACGCCTGCCCACCACCGCGGAGCCGTCGGACGCCCCGGCCTGA